The following is a genomic window from Xiphophorus couchianus chromosome 5, X_couchianus-1.0, whole genome shotgun sequence.
atactgaaatcaaGTTGCATAGTTTTCCAGGCTGCATATGTTCAACCTCCATGTTTAGtcacacataattttttttttttttttactaagttTGCCAGGACAACGCCAGTTTTGCTCCTTTGGTCCTCGTCTGTGTGAACACTTCGGTTTCTACAGCTCAGTCAGGCCGCTCTCGGCCTCCTTTAATCCAATCAGGTTAGAGGCTGAGCTAATTCAGCGGACAGAAATAGATCCAGCTCTGAAGGGGAACccagaaaaatgaataaaacacttcatgtctgtaaatctatttatttacagcacaaaaaaacaaatacagaacattaaaaaaaaatcatcaatgaCTACAACTCAAAATAACTGAGCagtcatctaaaaaaaaaagtactagcgtttcctttttaaaggaaacatatttaaaatcatttaaaaaagtaaaacataatttaaaataactttataattGAGGTATCATGAGGGAAGCCCTGCAGCCAGGATGCTGCCCAGAAGCGTTCGATCCTTCAGAGCGTTTTCTACATCTTTTTCGTCAATTTTCAGGAACacctgagaaaaaacaaacaaagagttcagtaataataataaaagcaaaccAGCTCACCAAATGTGATCTGACAGTTTATAGCACAAACTCACTTTCTAGGACATGAAAAGACTAAATTCTTGGAACAcagggagattttattttttttagtatctTAAAATCAGAAAGATGTACTTGTACATAGTGACATTTGATTAAACAATCACAATTATAGATGCCACTTTTGACagattttacacatttcaaaataaatgaactaaaacctgtatattttacaaaaatatacaggttttgtgtttttctgccacacggtaaatatttagatattttcctatgaatattttctaaaaacacaaatgctgtGAAAGGAAGCCCAAAACTTTTTTCCCAATCCAACGTGTTCAAAAATAAACCCGCCCAATCTGGCAACGCTGCGCTGAAACTCTTCTTGGGTTGCTAGGGAACAGGAATGGGCTCAGCCAGGGTTGCTGGGTAACAGACCCCCTGAAAGCGCCTTAATGTGCAGAAGGTTTTTGAAGCGGCTCaatttccagacaccaaaacacaaacttacTGACAAAAACTCGCTGGGTGTTTTTTGTAATGAAGCgcttgggaattttttttcttttgtttttagaaacagtagaaacccaaatggaagtacaaaaacatccaaaatgtgaattttgtacaATGCATCCACTTTAATCATATTCTAAGGCTCctttaaataacatttgatcGTTGTTGTTCAGAGAGTTTTGCACCTTAGTGAGACGACCCTCTTTGGCCTTCTTCAAAGAGAAGATTCCCCGACTCTCCAGCAGTCCGCACAGCGCCAAACACTCGCCCTGCCCGACTCCAGACACCTGCCTCTGGGCGCACAGGCGGCTGTAAACCTCATGGAGCTGAAACGCAAAGCAGGGTCATTTAAAACTCATCACAATTAGACTGCAGAAGCTCACCAGAGATGTTAGGAGGAGAAGAAAGTAAAGCTGGAAGCAGTGGGTGGTGCCTTTAGTAGATCCTTTTAATTACATCACActgaattaaagctgcagtgtgtaactttcatgtttatatttttatacatttgttaaaactgtcagttTGTTGTGagatagataatctgtgaaaagattcaTCTCCACTTTCTCCCTGAGCTTCTATTGCCATCTGAATAAAGGCATGGCTCCTGtaaaaaccaaccaatcagagcctggaggagggtcttagcgctgtcaatcacccacatgtactcgctgctaaatgtgctagtGGTGAAGAAACAACTTCCATTGTAGGGAAAccatttttctgacattattgATTAATTATGACAGAGTTTtctaagacaaaactaacttagaagtaacttttcagcgagaTATAGAAAATTGCCAGttatttctgttatattttcccatataagtgaaattatctgccagtgaaactagaactttttcatcaatattaaggaattattgacttaaaacaatctcctatcTTACTTCAAGTATACCAAGATATTAGCTCTAAAAAGTACGGTttgataagattttgtatttttgcagtgtaacacTTTGCATTTCAATTAGCCTCAGTATCTTTTAGCCTGATGACCTTGAATCATGCTTGTAGGTTCTCCATCTTACCTTCCCCAGGTTCGTCTCTTTGCTCTTCCCTTTGCGGATGAGCAGCAGCAGGCAGCAAACCAGCAGCTTCTGCTGCAGAGGGAAACTCTCTCCCTCCGAACCGCCGCTCTGCGCCGCCATGCGGTCGCCGTAAACCTCTGACAACACCTTCGCCACCTGAGGGAGGCCGACCAAAGACGCTGCAGACAGACAGCCAAACTCAGTTTCAGtcacaattattttagtaattgggtattccactttaaataagagaaacattttaatgcctAAAATGCAGCAACATCTGGAGTTCTGGgaataaaatattcacagaCAGAAAGGTTTTTTTCATCTTACATGCGTAAtccatattttttgtacagtgttggcttaattacagctctgagtgtgttgttctttcagcaaatcaCCTTTTTTCCAGTCTGCATACTCCAGTTAAAGATCAATCAGTTACTAAATAAGTTGACGAATATTTgaacaatcaattaatcacgattattcacaaataatctaataatttcAGCTGCAGGTGGTTACAAAGTTTACTCTGATGACCCCAGGTACCTTACCTTTAACGGAGGCCTTCTGTCTTTCATCAGCTTCTGCGATCTCGACCGCTCTCCTGGAAAGACACAGCGTTAGGTCAGCCATTTTCTCTGGTGTTCCAGACTCTGGTCATCATTAACGATTTTTACCTGCAGATGTCAAGAGCCTTTCTGGCGTCTCCGGACACAGCCGATACCTTCCTGGCACAGAACTGAACAGCCGAGGCGTCCAGCAGACCCTCAGCCGAAACCTTCAGAACCAAAGCAGAACTCTAGTTAGACGAGCCGAGAGATGGAGAGATTACATCTCTCACAGAACCGGACCAACCTTCGACAGTCTGTCCTGTATGATGGCGCTCAGCTCCTGTCGGCTGTAGGGCGGGAAGTGcagcagcagggggcgacagtgAGTCTGAGCCTGCAGTCTGGGCAGGATGCGATCCGTCAGGTCCAAAGAGTTGGCAATGCCTGCAGGAAGACATGAAGTCAGTGTGAAGATCACATGGTGGAAGGTGAGGCATGCTACGGGCCAAACTCGTACCGATGAGACAGAGACGGGACCACGGCAAATACGGCCATTCAAAGATGGTGTAGAGGACGTCCTGAGCTTTGCTGTCCAGCTGGTCCATCTCATCCAGAACCAGGAGCCTGAGGGGACAAAGATTAATGATCAAACTCAAGATTTTTACCCAACagaaagaaagtaagaaagTCATTGTAAGATACTAGTTTAGTTGAGACGAAATATTAGGGCCaggctaagaaaaataaagactgtacttacaagaataaaatcatattatatcattgtgactttattcttgcaatagtaaaactttttccacttaTCACAAccttttgttcacacaatatCTCGGCTATTTCTCAGGCATCATGGCAAAAAAATTCCTCACACATTATCGTACTTTTTCCACGCATTACCCCGACTTTTCAAGCAAAATCCTAACTGTGTTTTCATGAATTTTCACAACTATTTTCACtttattgcaactttttttcAAGCATTATTATGACTTTTCTCGTAATTAAttcttatttgtttgtttgtttgttcagtcTGGCACTAATTCTCTGTTGTAAAAAAGCaactaaagttttaaaaagcagaaactcACACTGTGGGCCCCGGGGCCGTCAGGAACCTCTGGAGGCCACTCTGTCCACCGGCTGCTTTCAGCTTGTAGGCCAGCAGCGGGAAAATGGCGTGGGAACTCCGCAGACTCATGCAGTTCACCACCACCGTCTTTACCGATGTGAGCTCAGACTGGGAGGACAGAAAGAACCCAAGCATGTTACAGAGGACAAAATGAGGACAAGTAGCAGATTAAAACTATATAAACACTGAGAAACTGGAAGATTTTGGTTGTTAAttgactggaaaataaaaatctaggCAACAGTTTTTCCCTCCAAACTGTTACCAAAGTTCTGATAAACTACAAATATCGACAAACTCAAGTCTGAAAACTAACAAGATACTaaagacagtttcaacaaaatCACCTCTGATCATTTGTCTTAACAGATTGAAATCCTGTTTATCTGCAGACCTGTATAACAGAttctcacacagtgtgacatcacccCGGTATCAGATGTATTACAAATGGGTTTCTCTGGGTTTAATAGACGAACAGACACTTTACCAATCTAAGACAAATAAcagaattaaattgttttatcgTCTCATAAATAGCAGGAATttactgcattttaaaattttcactgATATAAACGACAGATGTATTGTAGAGAAAAAGGgatcaattttaatttttaacttctccaaaaaacagtgtgtgtgtgtgtgtatatatatatatatatatatatatatatatttatagcaTTTAAAGATATAAAAGCATCCCCATTGCTATGAGATCTAAATCCTGGCAGTGGCGCTGGGTCTCCACTAGGTGCCACCTGTGTAGAATAATCTGCCCTAACTCACCTTCATCTCCTGGAGGATGCAGTTCAGACAGGCGGTCTTTCCGGTCCCTGGAGCCCCTGAGACGTAGAGGCTGCTGGGGACGCGCTGCAGCACTTTGTCCTCCAGGAAGGAGCGGATGGACGCCCGCTCAGCGTCTCTGGACAGGAGACACTCAGGGATGGCAGTGTGCAGCGCCTGCTTCACGCTTTGAAACCTCGACTCTGCAGAGACAGGGGATGTCACAGATTAGAAATAAATCTATTCTACAcggtttgttagttttttttctaaact
Proteins encoded in this region:
- the cdc6 gene encoding cell division control protein 6 homolog, producing the protein MPRTRSQGQVQRTLQFPHRKSCRAPLQSKTAQPSNKPELRLPSPSRIGPISPRPSSDRPTLLSPRCSAAQSPLTSPKQKVDQLCRSAAQAPPPTPPSSPILQNRLPLSPRKRTGDDNGCNVHCSPPKQNRPNPATPRKLGFDENVQTSEGRTPKQRRSPTSKLSPNRQETPPGGPVLHSQEKKPPVARLFADKSRFQSVKQALHTAIPECLLSRDAERASIRSFLEDKVLQRVPSSLYVSGAPGTGKTACLNCILQEMKSELTSVKTVVVNCMSLRSSHAIFPLLAYKLKAAGGQSGLQRFLTAPGPTVLLVLDEMDQLDSKAQDVLYTIFEWPYLPWSRLCLIGIANSLDLTDRILPRLQAQTHCRPLLLHFPPYSRQELSAIIQDRLSKVSAEGLLDASAVQFCARKVSAVSGDARKALDICRRAVEIAEADERQKASVKASLVGLPQVAKVLSEVYGDRMAAQSGGSEGESFPLQQKLLVCCLLLLIRKGKSKETNLGKLHEVYSRLCAQRQVSGVGQGECLALCGLLESRGIFSLKKAKEGRLTKVFLKIDEKDVENALKDRTLLGSILAAGLPS